The DNA segment AGTCTTTCGCACGCCGCGTAAGCTGGTGAAGTACAACACCACCTTATCCTTTCCGCACAGATCACCAACATTAACATCATCCGCAAATGGGGACCCCTTTTTAGTCCCTTGCATCTCTTCATCACTCAATGCTGGTCGAAGGTGGAAGGGGCTATCCGGAGAGAGATGTTGGAAGGACTTCCTGAATGAGGAAATCACTTCAGGATCAAAATCTGAGATTGCAGAGTTGAGTATTGATTCCTCCTCAGTCATCAATAGCCACATTGGTTTTGGAGAGGCGGCAACACTCCTTTTGGGTGGATCAACATCCACATCTCCATCATCAACAGTGTCACCATTGGCATCAAAAGAGAAGCTCCGGTAGTAACTCGGCGACCGGAAATTGGTGGTCTCTTCAAGGCCTTCCATGAGTTCCCATGTGTTGATTGTCTCAGGCTCTCCAGGTGGTGTTCTAATTGGGGTCTTTGGAAAAACTGTTGGCAACTTTTGCTCAATCATGTTGGACCAAGTCTTGGCCTCAATTAGCCCTATTGAGAActcttcttttctctctttcccAAATACTGAACTCTTCTCTTTCTCCTCCAACCTTTGCACAAACCTTTCATTATCAAACCTTAAACTTGTAGTGTTACTAACCTTGGCATTCGAAAGATTGAAGTCGTGATCACAATTCCCTGTAAAGTTTTGAGTTGAAGCAGGGGAATTGAGTTTGAGTGTGCCCAGTGTTGTGGATGTGAGTGCCACAACATGGTAGCTATCACCTTCTGCTTGAGGTGGGTGATGAACGTGCATGGAGTAGCTTCTCGGAGCATTGCAACACCGACATCGCTTTTGCTTTGAACTTGCACAACCCATGATCACTAGAAAACAAATCTGAattgttttaaaacaaaaaaactttCGAACCTTTAATTAGGTGAGTTTGGAGCTAAAATACGATGACCCTTAAAGGTAACAAATTCACAAGGTGGAATTGTTTCTTTAATTGCGTTTTAACTTATAGCCTCCTAAGATGATTCCAATTCTTGAAAAATGTTGTGTCAGTCACCAATCCAATGAACATAGCTCCTAGCAAACCCAACTTCATTCATATTCTTCTGGTGCTCATGACCATGTTGGCTGCAACATTTAAAGACcaaacaaacaacaagaaaaacgTAACTATTCAAGATTATTTTTCAAGAACTGTTCCAATGCGAAAACGAGTATCAGATTGAGGAGAGGGAGAGAAATCCCAGAAAGAAAAAGCAGAGGGGTAATGGGAACATGAATTGGAAAGTCAAAAGGAGAGATGGATAATCATTCATTCATCAATTGAACTGGTGCACCATTTTGATGCCTCAGCTTTCTCTCTCTAAAATTCTTGAAAGATAAATAGATAAAGTGAGAAGCAAGAAAGAAAGTAGAAAGATTTGAGAGATGCAACTTCAGTTTCAATAGATTTATACTATATAATACGAAAACATTTCTTTCttttacagaaaaataaaataaaaagaaaaattggtgGCAAATTACTTTTGAATCTAAAGAAATCATTCTTAGGGCAAAATGTAAATGGATGAGAACAAGGATAAATGTGGAATTTCCTTATTCTCTTTTTTATATCCATAGAAATAATAGTTCTAATCTCATTTATAAGTGttatgttttaaaacaaaaatttaattttcttcGTTATTATTCTATGAACATAAATGTTGAATTTATTTAGATACAGTTACCGAGAGGTGTCAAGAGTGATGCCACCATCACTCGCACGTTCTATAGCGTGAAAATATTTTCAGagcttttcattttattaatttttttccccAATAAAGCACTTTGTGAAAAAGAGAAACACTAACCAACCCCTTCCAATTctaatatttaatagttttttgctattaataaaaattattattattattattataaaaagtatggccattaaaaataattattaattattttaaatttatgttaacataaaattaataaagtgaatacactgattttaaaaatattaaaatttactttaaaatattaaattaaaaatattgatttaatatactaaagtaaattaattttattacaaaaaaagtatattcatgattcttatttttttattaatatgatttttatagAACTTTTGCAAAgaattttcatttaaatttattattattaataaatatatcaatttattatacataaattattatgaAAACTAGATATATGATTCTTAGTTTAAAGTGTATTTGATTAATGttaattatttgtattatttacaTAAGTTTTTTAAACAACTTTTGATTTAAGTCATAGTAAACCAGTTGATTAAAATTATCTCTCAATATTTTTTAAGGTAGAGTTATTTTTTGTGTGTAAACATTGGTTTGATATGGCAATAGTTATGTCACTAAATAACTTTAGAGTTatgttttttaatcttaattattATGCGTAGTATTTATGTGACTCAATATAATGGTGATGATAAGGATTTCAGAAAAAAATGGTAAAGTGACTAGCtgacctttttttttctaattctaCTAGATTTTTCTTTCCAATCTTTAATTATTGTTTGTAATACTAATAAATCTAAGAGAATCATATAGAATTATATAATCTACGGGTATAaacttaataatttaaaaaaaaaacatgaaaaaaattatgcaaagTTTGTGAACAGAGTAACTTGTTGGGTTTTTTTCGTCAATTCTGCAAAGTTTAATTTTTGTCaattttaatcttatttatttcatttaattcaAGAGTATTATCTAAAGGTGAatacaaataattattaatttattataataataatttattaataatatttttttaataaaatattattaatgtcaataatcaatattaataataataatttctaaataataactttaaatattatttgtaataatcataataaatggAGATATAcatactaataataatagtattaataaatttattaattcattaaataaatataatccaAAACCATTACTTTTAAATacatacaaattaaaatgtaaaaaatagcTAACGCAAAATTGAGGCTCaattccctatctaacaccatttacatctttattttcctatctagcacccttttgtttttatttccctatctagcacccttttgtttttatttccctatctaacactcttttattttttatttccctatctagcaccattttaaaaataaataaataaataataaattattatttttttaataattttaattttgaatgcattaaaaaataaatattt comes from the Phaseolus vulgaris cultivar G19833 chromosome 8, P. vulgaris v2.0, whole genome shotgun sequence genome and includes:
- the LOC137826878 gene encoding uncharacterized protein At3g28850-like — protein: MGCASSKQKRCRCCNAPRSYSMHVHHPPQAEGDSYHVVALTSTTLGTLKLNSPASTQNFTGNCDHDFNLSNAKVSNTTSLRFDNERFVQRLEEKEKSSVFGKERKEEFSIGLIEAKTWSNMIEQKLPTVFPKTPIRTPPGEPETINTWELMEGLEETTNFRSPSYYRSFSFDANGDTVDDGDVDVDPPKRSVAASPKPMWLLMTEEESILNSAISDFDPEVISSFRKSFQHLSPDSPFHLRPALSDEEMQGTKKGSPFADDVNVGDLCGKDKVVLYFTSLRGVRKTYEDCCQVRMILKGQGVRVDERDVSMHSRFKEELREILGDGYGGLVLPRVFVGEKYIGGAEEIQKLHEDGRLEKLLGCCEKIEDSVGGDGGGVCEACGDIRFVPCETCCGSCKIYYEGDEDEEEYVHGELGECGFQRCPDCNENGLIRCPKCCC